ttatgaagaagCAATGTGGAATTGGGAAACAAATGAGGCATTGCAAATTCCTATGTCTTGGGGTGATGGAGCAAGTTCAACTGTATCAGATTTGGATTCAGAACCAAATCTGTTACAGCAACAGACTGTGCAGTCCCCTATGGAAACACAAACAAGTAGTGATCTGCATGCTACTCAAGACTCTGCTCCATTTGAAACTTATGATAACACCCCAAAGAAATGGAAGAGTTTGAGTGAAGTGTATGCTCAATGCAAGATGAGCATCATTGAacctgaaaattttgaagaagcaGTCAAAGATGAAGCTTGGGGGAAGGCTATGACTGAGGAGATACTTATGATAGAGAAAAACTCCACTTGGGAATTGGTTGATAGGACAAGTAGTAAACCAATTGTGGGAGTGAAGTGGATATTCAAAATTAAGCTCAACCTTGATGGCTCCATTCAAAAACATAAAGCAAGGCTTGTTGCCAAGGGATACACACAAAAACCAGGGattgatttcaatgaaacctttgctccGGTGGCAAGGTTAGACACCATTAGAACTCTCATTGCCCTTGCTGCTCAGAAATGCTGGAAACTAtggcaattggatgtcaaaTCAGCCTTCTTAAATGGTGTccttgaagaagaagtttaTGTTGATCAACCGGATGGGTTTGTGGTTAAAGGTGATGAGGATAAGGTGTATAGGTTAAGAAAAGCTCTCTATGGGTTGAAGCAGGCTCCAAGGGCCTGGTATAGTGAAATCGACACCTACTTGAATCAGTGTGGTTTTCACAAAAGTCCAAGTGAAGCCACTCTCTATGTGAGAACAAAGGAAGGTGTGGGAACACTAATAGTGTCaatctatgtagatgacatagtGTATACAGGAAGTAGTGATGAAATGGTGAAAGAATTCAAAGCTGAAATGATGTGCAAGTATGAGATGTCTGACTTGGGTTtactccaccattttcttggtATGGGAGTAACACAAACTGAAGGGAGCATCTTCATTCATCAAAAGAAGTATGCTCTCACTCTCTTGGATAAGTTTGGACTCAAAGACTGCAAGTCAGTAAGCACTCCATTAGTGGCTACTGATCAATTGAAAAGAGAGGATGGAAGTGAAGCTGCAGATGAAAGTTTGTTCAGAAAAATTGTAGGTAGCCTGCTGTATCTCACTGCAACCAGGCCAGATATCATGTTCTCTGCCAGCCTGCTTGCAAGATTCATGCACAACCCTTCTAAGATGCACTATGGGGCAGCTAAAAGGGTTCTAAGGTACATACAAGGCACAATTGATTATGGAATTGAGTATGTGACAGTGACTGGAGTGGATCTGAGGAAGATATGAAAAGCACTTCTGGATATGCGTTTTCATTTGGAAGTGGTGCTTTTTCGTGGGCATCAGTCAAACAACACAGTGTGGCTCTTTCTACTGTAGAGGCAGAGTATGTGAGTGCAGCAGAAGCTACATCACAAGCCATTTGGCTCCGGTTTgttcttgaagattttgggGAAGAAAAGACCACTGCAACAACTGTGTTTTGTGACAACACTTCAGCCATAGCAATGGCTAAAAACCCAGTTTTTCATCAACGGAGCAAGCACATTAAAAGaaagtttcattttattagAGAAGCAATACAAGAAGAAGTGATTGAACTGCTCTACTGCAAGGGAGAAGAGCAGATTGCTGATATCTTCACCAAAGCACTTCCCAAAGACATGTTCGACTATTTGAGGAGAATGCTTGGAGTGAAATCAGCTAGCActttagaagggagtgttaaaATGTAAACTGCCTAGCTAATTTCAGATTAGTTAGTAAGTTCTAAGTCAGTTTATATTTAATCTGTTCTAATCTTTGTGTTAGCTGAGGACCTTGAGCTTATATGCCAGGTGCAATGCTTGAGTCTGTTTTCTATTCCCAGCTGTTAGGACAGCTGTGTATTGCCATGTGTCATATTCACATTGGCTTACTATTACAATCCGTTAGATTTGGAATCGACTGATGTAAGAGATCATGCTATTGTCATGAGGGAATATAAGCTCTGCTGCAATGTTCATGCAGAGTAAGCAATTTGTTATAACAATCTCAGtttctctgctctctctctcactcagtACATTCTTTAGCTCCCTTAGAAATCCAAATATTCAACAGACATTGCCAACAAGGTCAGTCTCTAATCAAGACCAATATCAAGAGCTCCTAAAAGAACAAATCTTACCTGCCAAATGTAGGCATTTCCATCGCTGGAACCACTGAGTATGTGAGCAGCATCAGGGCTAATAATTGACTGCAATTACATAATTGAAACCAAGACTAGTAAGTCGGCAGGAAATCAGTTGACATGACAAACTGGGTTAGTGCACTTTTAAACAGCAAGGTGGACATTAAGGCTCAGTTCATCTTTATAGCTCAATATAATCTTCACGGGTTAAGTGCATACGACATTTAACCTTCTCAGTAGACTCTAGGTGAGGGGATGTCTGTGTGACGACATTTTTCAAACTTCTAGTATCCCAAAACTTAACAATGCTGAAATGAAGCATAAGACCAAATCAAACAATAACCTCATATCACTTGGTATGACATAACGTCTGAGTAAGAAATTTAGGATTCAATTCGGCCATTTCACTGCCACTGTTCCGTATATACCTGTCCACAGCTCCAGCAGTAGCAATGGAAACCTCGTCTTTAAGATAAAGAACTGGTGTGATGCTCATGGAAGCAGCCTGAAAAAGCTAAATCTGAGTAAAGAgtacaaaacaaatttaataagACCTATTATCAGAAACAAACCTTTCTGCGCCTTACACGCTTTGCCCGTGGAAAAAGATGAGCCCCTTTAACCACAGCAGTTGAGCTGcatgaaaatattataaatttattttggaaaacagaaaacaaacttATCCCGAttcttgaaaatgaaaatagctTTACATGAAATAATTTACCATATTGCAATCTCCCCGTGAATATTTTTGGAGCTTGAATTACATCTCATATCCCAAAGAGCAAAGGAGCCATCTCTCGAACCAGAGACAATAATCTCTGTCAGATACGAAGAATCAGTGGTTTAAATTAGTTGTATTTCTCATTAGTTATTTCACAAATATAGCATAAGAGAAAATGAGTACAAAAACCAACAACAGATGAAAATCTAAACCTACCAGGATTAGTTGGATGAGGACAGAGAGATTTCACACTTCCTGTGTGCCCCATCAGTATTGCAGTACATTTCTTTTCCTGAATATCCCATACCTTGATCTGGAGGAAGATAAAAAGGCCAAGGAAAACACAGTCAATAAGAAACTGAACTAGCTGTGATGTTAAGGACAATTATGTAAATATAACCTTCCTTATACCAAATTTCATAGCTTTATTTACAGAATTATCTGTTACTTAAAAGTTATAGCACATTGTAGTAAGAGCTTATTCCTAAtaaattcaatccaattttCTAAAATCCTTTAAGGAAGATGAAAACATTGTTATGATCACCAGAAGCTGTCATAATTTGAGTATCATCCTGCAAAACCACATGTATTGCAAATACACATTAGcactaaaaaaatatgaaaaactaaATTTGATGCAAAAACACACAACAATCTTAAATACTCCCACTTATCTGCTATGATTTCATAACAATCCCAATGGCATAAACACAGGACCCCATCGTTTAACCCTTTTTACTTGATCATAACCGAAAGTACTTTAAAAACAGTTGCCCTTTTGATTAGTTCCATATTAGCAGCAAGATAAGtttccaatttccaatttctaaGGCAATCCTACATTCAGTATGCAGGCTAGGAGGCTTCCTGCTCCTATACAAGATGCCATAAGTAAGCTGTGATAGAAGGTGCCAGATTTTTTGACAGACAATAATTCAGAAATGAGCTCCCTGTAGCCATTCACTAAATGGCGTACTTTATTATCATCCATCAGTTCTAATCTTTGGCAGAATTCAACTACAATGGGAAGTGCAAGACAGGATCCTACTGATAAAACTATCTCAGAAACCCCACTAAAAGACCGAGACCCTTGAACTGATGTAGTCATATGTGGAATCCATGAAATGATCAAGTCTTTTATCTTGAGAACAGCATCATGTGCCCCAGCTCTGTACAGTGCACCAACAGAACTCGCCAAACCAAGAACAAGTCCAGCAACACCCCAGATATCTTCGAGAGAGTCATCAGAGTTCTCATGTGACAGTTCAGCAGTTATATTCATATCTATACCAAATGTGTTAGGTGGAAAGTAGGCAGATAGACTTTCCATAACATCAGATGGCAACTGAGTGAGCTGACCTATCATGAGTGATAATGCCTTAACTATCATACCAAGCAAGTCTGCTTCTGTCATCTTGCCTGTTTCTTTGTCCATGTCAGAATTATCACCAGCATCAACCCTGGTAAGAAGATCTTGACAAGAAAAACCCAAGGCAAGCCCACAGGCTCCTCTGACAAGGGTGCTATTGCTACTACACATAACCTGAAAGCATGCACTATTAGTGAAAAAAACACAGGCAAGGAAAAAGGGGGAGATCAACACCAGCTTTTCGAAGaacaaataagaaagaaaaaaaaagaattgagaATGTCAAATAGAAATTTACAAACCTCAACAAGTCCAGTGATATTCTCAAACTTTTGCTTATGATCTGTTACATGTAGGCAACTTGAGATCAATCCAAGAGAAATCGCAGCAGACCATTTGCGGTGTTCATGTTCATGCTGGACCAACCAATTCAACAGAAATTTTGAGGCATCTGATTTAACAGCGTGAGCAGATGGAGGCAAGACCTAACAAACAGCAACCATAGCCAAAATTTAAAGTTGAGGTAAAGCATGTAAGACCTAGTATAGAGACATTACAAATTATAAAAGTTAAACCTGCAAGAGAGAATATATCAGACCGTGGAGAGCCTTGAACTTCACTGagtaaattatttttcctcttttcttgCTATTTGAGTCAGAACTTCACTCACTAAGTTGAAGCTTCAGTTTCTGAGATCATTTTTCTAGTTGGATAATGCTGTCTATTTGTCACtcctgtttcttttctttttttcttttttcccttcaagTTCTTTAGATCATTGTAATATCAGGTCATAGTTTCTCAAGGTGTTTCTCTAGTATACTTTGCATATTGggttttgttcctttttttaataatgtttttactgtttaaaaaaaaaagttagcaGGATACCAGCTATTCACGAGTCATGACACCAATGANNNNNNNNNNNNNNNNNNNNNNNNNNNNNNNNNNNNNNNNNNNNNNNNNNNNNNNNNNNNNNNNNNNNNNNNNNNNNNNNNNNNNNNNNNNNNNNNNNNNaatgtgcttgtatgggcactaattctgctccatactttttaaataaaagtaaaggcagttgtgtggacgataaacccgcgccacacctttaaataaatattgccgtatgggtaataaacctgcaccataccataaataaaataaatgtggggataaaaacctccacctaatatatatatgaagtgcataatatatcatatattgtgggcaatataactgcgccactattcaagatataatagatgggttttaagatcacaccatcattttattacaataatttgtgttacaacgcgatgggtaaaaaaaaaaattacaccaccataaaataacaggacggattaaacaacatagaaattacaaattacgttacaaagaagtaaattaaacaagcatggattaaacaacatagaaattgtgagaacacaaaaaagaaagtttgcatgtcgttgtagtagtaaagtgagagtagacatatgacatagaggagacagagaaataaccacatagtgttgagttgaaaattttcagaaataaaaggagagactatcgtgctgataacgtgttataaaattagaataataagaggatgagaagtaccactgtaatattgggagtggaattatatttctctttgtggtgtttacactgacagaatttctCCTCAGATATACTCCactccttctctttctctccgactctcactctttcttcttttcatttggtGTGTTTTACAAGTGAATGAGCAAGCCTATTTATAGACTAATCTTCCCAACataatgattttatcttttgactattcttccttcttttctaaCACCATCATTTCTCCTTTTGACTACCATACTCAACACCACGTTCATTTCTCTTTATGTGGGCTTCACCAATATTATTTACAACAACATTGTGTCTATTTTTCGTTGATAAAGGGGTATTTCCATGGGTTTGCCTTGGTATCGTGTTCATACCGTTGTATTGAATGATCCCCGGCCTTCAGAAGTGAAATTGGTAAAATTTGTAAAAGTGTGACACTTGGAGAGCCTCTTCTTGGGtaatgttttgtttggttgctgggaaaatttgaaagaaaatgagGAGGGTCAATACATGCGTATATAAATTTGTAGACATTTCAGggaaaatatcaaatttgtgCTTGGCCATTAGTGGTCTGTGATTTGTTGAACGATGATGTAGCTTTTCATAAATATAGTGAACCATTGCTGACCAATCATACTATTTACGTACAGTCCTTTGTGCACGCGTTTGATTTGAAAATCTTTTCATGTCGTTGGCCACATCATGGGGCCAATCTTGGGGATTGAAAGGGAAAGCAAAACTCTCGTGAAGTGGTCTGGTTTTCTTACTTTGCACCATTGTTCATACATGTTCTTGCTTTCCACGTTTAAAATGGGCTATTTTGGACTGACTTGATTTTGCATTGTCATATTAAGCATCCCAATTATTTGTCAATAATTCATCAATTTGGTCGATTTGGAGACGTCCgatcaaattgaaatgatACAAAGAATATTAACATGGCCTATTACGCAAGGATGTCACTCATGTATACTATTTATATGTTCCCTCCAAATTGGATAGAGTTTGGAcaagagttttttttattattttatttaaattttggtgCCAAAGTTAGGAAGGGGGTTGGGGATTTTCTCAAATACACACTATCGATGTGTCACGATAGTTCGAACCTGAGACCACTGATCTACAAGTCAAGGTCTACTCGGCTAGACCCTTGTTGTTTGTTGAAGCTAAGttttatgtctttttttttgtctttccagAATTTAAAGTTGAGAAAAAGGTTTACAAAATGATTGGAGATgttcttataaatattttaaactttCATATCATGGATCTTAACCCATGAGCTTCCTCGACCGATACCAACACATATGTGACGTTTTGTGATTTATGATTGTCctaccaaaataaataaaatttgccTTAACAGGCATTGATCAACAGATTATATCCCAAGCTGCAAGCCCGCCCAATCAATACTGGGTGAAAAGTCAATGGTTACAACATATTTTTAACCATTTGGGTGTGCTGAAAGATTACAGTTGCACACCCAACTAGTGGAGATCGCCTTGCCAGCATGTGTCTACAGAGAATTTGTGCTTCTGTGCTCTTTTGAGCCCCTTAATCTCGAATAAGAAAATAGAATAAGGACTCTAcgattttttatttcctctataattctctcaattttctttttctttaattttaatcatatattttgtttttctagttctcaaattatgtttttttaatcataaTTTGAAGTACAAAATGGAGGTTCTATTATCATGTATGTGTGGATATGATAACAAATTGATTTTCTTCATATATCTCATTTGATaacaatttcaatattttttgtgtgtgctatagtatagaggaaaatgagtGAGAATAAGAGTGAGGATGAGATTTAGAGAGGTGATGAAaagggaggagtaacaaaaatgaaaacaatttcaaatatattttagtttttagtttttgttttcacttttgttattcATTCCTTCCATCTTCCCCTGTCATCTTCAATCTAAATTTCATCTTCACTCTCAATCTCATattcactctcattctcactttcattttcccttttttttctttatactctatcacaaaaaatatatattataaactaaaattgaaatgattatCAAATAGACCCTTATTTTCTCTAATTTTCAAATCATGTATCTAAGACTGCCCcgttaaataataaattatatttggtgaATATATTTGGTGTGTTTAGCAGCACTTTTACATATAAGCTATAAAGTCAACTGATTTCTTAATGATGCCAAACTACAACCTACTTTGCCAGTTGACattagagcaagtccagcgCATGCCACCAACCCGGGCAAAAGGCCCTCTGCCAGCCCAAAAGACCCTCCAGCTCACGACATGTAGCCCAGGCAAGCCCTACGTCCCACCAATCCGGGCAAGCCCACAGACAATTTCTACCTGGGCTCAAGCCCGAAAACGCTGACTTCAGCATGGTGCTCTTACAAACGCAAAAGGAAGCTAGACTGCAAGACCCCTGCACCTCTTGAAAAACTCCAACGACCTTCAAAATCTGAGTTTAACCATAACACaaatatttgttctttttaattgTGAATATAggttttcttcctttttttttttcctttttttaagtACAAGCGATTGGGGAAGgagaatttatataaatattcaaTGGGTGTTTGGAGATTTCGAATATCTGTCTATATGGGTGGAGATGCCAACTGAACTATACCCCACTAGCGCATATAGGTTTTGCTTTTTACTTCAACGAAGATGCAATTATCTGCAAATTGTCTATCAAGGCCTGCAAGCAGGTTTTGAAGGTAATTGGTAgattcttcttccttttgttgattaatttaataagAGTTGGTTTATAGTTGACATTTGACCTGctaaacatatatatgtgtgCGTGACATAATTAGCCATGAGCGAGCAGCCAAACACAGATCCTACAGATTGTGATTGATGCACAGTTGACAATTGAAATGTTGAATATATGCAGCTATATATGCCTGACGTGACGTACTTCTTAAATATAGAATGCATCGAGAAAACACCACTTCtacttaaattttttcaactttGATGTCATTTATTGACATAGTTAATTGTTTTACAgtgtaaaaatattgaataaaaactgaaatatgAACTTTGAGGTACGATTTGAATAGTAAGAGACAAATAACACTTTGatcccgt
The window above is part of the Prunus dulcis chromosome 1, ALMONDv2, whole genome shotgun sequence genome. Proteins encoded here:
- the LOC117621545 gene encoding denticleless protein homolog isoform X3 produces the protein MTASGDHNNIKVWDIQEKKCTAILMGHTGSVKSLCPHPTNPEIIVSGSRDGSFALWDMRCNSSSKNIHGEIAICSTAVVKGAHLFPRAKRVRRRKAASMSITPVLYLKDEVSIATAGAVDSIVKFWDTRSLKNVVTQTSPHLESTEKSIISPDAAHILSGSSDGNAYIWQQSLYSLMTIA
- the LOC117621545 gene encoding denticleless protein homolog isoform X4; amino-acid sequence: MTASGDHNNIKVWDIQEKKCTAILMGHTGSVKSLCPHPTNPEIIVSGSRDGSFALWDMRCNSSSKNIHGEIAICSTAVVKGAHLFPRAKRVRRRKAASMSITPVLYLKDEVSIATAGAVDSIVKFWDTRSLKNVVTQTSPHLESTEKSIISPDAAHILSGSSDGNAYIWQGAKECTE
- the LOC117621545 gene encoding U5 small nuclear ribonucleoprotein 40 kDa protein-like isoform X5, producing the protein MGHTGSVKSLCPHPTNPEIIVSGSRDGSFALWDMRCNSSSKNIHGEIAICSTAVVKGAHLFPRAKRVRRRKAASMSITPVLYLKDEVSIATAGAVDSIVKFWDTRSLKNVVTQTSPHLESTEKSIISPDAAHILSGSSDGNAYIWQVRFVLLGALDIGLD
- the LOC117621545 gene encoding U5 small nuclear ribonucleoprotein 40 kDa protein-like isoform X2; the encoded protein is MTASGDHNNIKVWDIQEKKCTAILMGHTGSVKSLCPHPTNPEIIVSGSRDGSFALWDMRCNSSSKNIHGEIAICSTAVVKGAHLFPRAKRVRRRKAASMSITPVLYLKDEVSIATAGAVDSIVKFWDTRSLKNVVTQTSPHLESTEKSIISPDAAHILSGSSDGNAYIWQVRFVLLGALDIGLD
- the LOC117621545 gene encoding protein RST1-like isoform X1, with protein sequence MCSSNSTLVRGACGLALGFSCQDLLTRVDAGDNSDMDKETGKMTEADLLGMIVKALSLMIGQLTQLPSDVMESLSAYFPPNTFGIDMNITAELSHENSDDSLEDIWGVAGLVLGLASSVGALYRAGAHDAVLKIKDLIISWIPHMTTSVQGSRSFSGVSEIVLSVGSCLALPIVVEFCQRLELMDDNKVRHLVNGYRELISELLSVKKSGTFYHSLLMASCIGAGSLLACILNVGLP